One Actinosynnema pretiosum DNA segment encodes these proteins:
- a CDS encoding aldehyde dehydrogenase family protein: MADAERPRVTYATLTADNEALHTHYERGADTARSWLGRVIPVDVGGESRTTGEPFTVTSPADTSLVLCQGRTATAQDVDDAVRAAATAVSWAPQAERLRVLRAAADLISERSGELAALMTMEVGKNRLEALGDVEESADLIRYYCDRFEEHGGFAADMARLSEREHTRSVLRPYGVWGVISPFNFPSALAAGPLGAALVAGNSTVLKPSTQGTFSAAKLVECLREAGVPANALHLLPGGDDTGKALVAHPGVDGLTFTGSHAAGMEVYRSFAGAYPKPVVCEMGGKNPTIVTADADLDVAATGIARSAFGFSGQKCSACSRVYVHRDVHDELVARLVAKTAELVVGDPLERPVFVGPVVDADAVARFSDAVAHAREVGRVVAGGEVLGAGDGRADGHYVAPTVVTGVPVDDRLFRDELFVPLVAIAPVDSLDEALALANDTDFGLTAGLFSGDDADVERFLDEIEAGVVYVNRAAGATTGAWPGVQPFGGWKGSGSTGKAGGGPHYVQLYLREQSRTVVSR, from the coding sequence ATGGCCGACGCCGAACGCCCGCGGGTCACCTACGCCACCCTGACCGCCGACAACGAGGCCCTGCACACCCACTACGAGCGCGGCGCGGACACCGCCCGGTCGTGGCTGGGCCGGGTGATACCCGTCGACGTGGGCGGCGAGTCGAGGACCACCGGCGAGCCGTTCACCGTCACCAGCCCCGCCGACACCTCCCTCGTGCTGTGCCAGGGCCGCACCGCGACCGCGCAGGACGTGGACGACGCCGTGCGCGCCGCCGCGACCGCCGTGTCCTGGGCCCCGCAGGCCGAGCGGCTGCGGGTGCTGCGCGCGGCGGCCGACCTGATCAGCGAGCGCTCCGGCGAGCTGGCCGCGCTGATGACCATGGAGGTCGGCAAGAACCGCCTCGAGGCGCTCGGCGACGTCGAGGAGTCCGCCGACCTGATCCGCTACTACTGCGACCGGTTCGAGGAGCACGGCGGGTTCGCCGCCGACATGGCGCGCCTGTCCGAGCGCGAGCACACCCGCAGCGTGCTGCGCCCCTACGGCGTGTGGGGCGTGATCAGCCCGTTCAACTTCCCCTCCGCGCTGGCCGCCGGACCGCTGGGCGCCGCGCTGGTCGCGGGCAACTCGACCGTGCTCAAGCCCAGCACGCAGGGCACGTTCAGCGCCGCGAAGCTGGTGGAGTGCCTGCGCGAGGCCGGGGTCCCCGCGAACGCGCTGCACCTGCTGCCCGGCGGCGACGACACCGGCAAGGCGCTGGTCGCGCACCCCGGCGTGGACGGGCTGACGTTCACCGGGTCGCACGCGGCGGGCATGGAGGTGTACCGCTCGTTCGCGGGCGCCTACCCGAAGCCGGTGGTGTGCGAGATGGGCGGCAAGAACCCCACCATCGTCACCGCCGACGCCGACCTCGACGTCGCGGCGACCGGCATCGCGCGCTCCGCGTTCGGGTTCTCCGGGCAGAAGTGCTCGGCCTGCTCGCGGGTCTACGTGCACCGCGACGTGCACGACGAGCTGGTGGCCAGGCTGGTCGCGAAGACCGCCGAGCTGGTCGTGGGCGACCCGCTGGAGCGCCCGGTGTTCGTCGGGCCGGTGGTGGACGCCGACGCGGTCGCCCGGTTCTCGGACGCCGTCGCGCACGCCCGCGAGGTCGGGCGGGTCGTGGCGGGCGGCGAGGTGCTGGGCGCGGGCGACGGCCGCGCCGACGGCCACTACGTCGCGCCGACCGTCGTCACGGGCGTCCCGGTCGACGACCGGCTGTTCCGCGACGAGCTGTTCGTGCCGCTGGTGGCCATCGCGCCCGTCGACTCGCTCGACGAGGCGCTGGCCCTGGCCAACGACACCGACTTCGGGCTCACGGCCGGGCTGTTCTCCGGCGACGACGCCGATGTCGAGCGGTTCCTGGACGAGATCGAGGCGGGGGTGGTGTACGTGAACCGAGCGGCAGGCGCGACGACGGGGGCGTGGCCGGGGGTGCAGCCCTTCGGCGGCTGGAAGGGGTCGGGCAGCACCGGCAAGGCCGGGGGCGGACCGCACTACGTGCAGCTGTACCTGCGCGAGCAGTCCCGGACGGTGGTGTCCCGATGA